In the Brachyhypopomus gauderio isolate BG-103 chromosome 4, BGAUD_0.2, whole genome shotgun sequence genome, one interval contains:
- the cdk11b gene encoding cyclin-dependent kinase 11B isoform X3, which yields MGDEKETWKVKTLDEILQEKKRRRELEEKTDVNRLKNTDDREPKRDTPEEGELRDHRMEITIRNSPYMREDSIEDRGEEDESLAIKPPQQMARKDKSYHRKEEKRKEKRRHRSHSAEGAGKHARAKDKEKERENERRKRQWQEDNKARRDYERQKRRDQARAHSRRERDRLEQLERQRERERKLREQQQKEQREHKERERRAEERRKEREARREGPPSHHRGGAIEEHADKGKSRHRSRSRSPARQQREPRAESSEHRRPVKEEKPEDRDLLADLQDISDSERKTSTAESSIGSGSASEEDDDEEEESSSQSEGNEEGESGSESEGSEPSADDVSDEEQSEEEEEEEEEEERENSNHIPAVPESRFDHDSEESGDEDEVEEGEEAADVTPQSHSQSATPEDNYVPDSPPVSPVELKKELPKYLPALQGCRSVEEFQCLNRIEEGTYGVVYRAKDKKTDEIVALKRLKMEKEKEGFPITSLREINTILKAQHPNIVTVREIVVGSNMDKIYIVMNYVEHDLKSLMETMKQPFLPGEVKTLMIQLLRGVRHLHDNWILHRDLKTSNLLLSHKGILKIGDFGLAREYGSPLKPYTPVVVTLWYRGPELLLGAKEYSTAVDMWSVGCIFGELLTQKPLFPGKSEIDQINKIFKDLGSPSEKIWPGYGELPAVKKMTFTDYPYNNLRKRFGALLSDQGFDLMNKFLTYCPSKRISADEALKHEYFRETPLPIEPSMFPTWPAKSEQQRVKRGTSPRPPEGGLGYSQLGDDDLKDTGFHLTTANQGLSKCGPGFSLKF from the exons ATGGGGGACGAAAAAGAGACCTGGAAGGTTAAAACGCTCGATGAAATTTTGCAAGAGAAAAAACGCAGACGAGAGCTCGAGGAGAAGACCGATGTCAATCGCTTGAAAAAT ACGGATGATCGGGAACCAAAACGGGACACTCCAGAGGAAGGAGAGCTGCGGGACCACAGGATGGAAATAACGATCCGGAACTCTCCGTACATGCGGGAGGACTCGATTGAAGACAG aggagaggaggacgAATCGCTGGCCATCAAGCCCCCACAGCAGATGGCGAGGAAGGACAAGTCGTACCACaggaaggaggagaagaggaaggagaagaggagacaCAGGAGCCACTCGGCGGAAGGAG CAGGGAAACACGCCCGGGCGAAAGACAAAGAGAAGGAGCGAGAGAACGAGAGGAGGAAACGGCAGTGGCAGGAAGACAACAAGGCCCGGCGGGACTACGAGCGACAGAAGCGTCGCGATCAGGCCAGGGCCCACTCCCGCAGAGAGAG GGACCGGCTGGAGCAGCTGGAACGTCAACGCGAGCGCGAACGCAAGCTGCGCGAGCAGCAGCAGAAGGAGCAGCGCGAGCACAAGGAGCGCGAGCGCCGCGCCGAGGAGAGGCGCAAGGAGCGCGAGGCTCGCCGCGAAG GACCGCCGTCCCACCACCGGGGCGGTGCTATCGAGGAGCACGCCGACAAAGGGAAGTCCCGGCACCGCAGCCGGAGCCGGAGCCCCGCTCGGCAACAGAGGGAGCCGCGGGCCGAGAGCAGCGAACACCGGCGTCCAG TGAAAGAGGAGAAGCCGGAGGACAGAGACCTGCTGGCCGACCTTCAGGACATCAGCGACAGTGAGAGGAAGACCAGCACAGCGGAGTCGTCCATCG GGTCGGGTTCTGCCTCCGAGGAAGATgacgatgaagaggaggagtccAGCAGCCAGAGTGAGGGGAATGAAGAGGGAGAGTCTGGGTCCGAGTCTGAAGGGTCCGAGCCCAGCGCAG atGATGTCAGTGATGAGGAgcagtcagaggaggaggaagaggaggaggaggaagaggagagggagaacaGCAACCACATACCTGCTG TCCCAGAGTCGCGCTTCGATCACGACTCGGAGGAGAGCGGAGATGAAGACGAGGTAGAGGAAGGCGAAGAAGCGGCTGACGTGACCCCTCAGTCTCATTCGCAGTCGGCCACGCCAGAGGACAACTACGTCCCCGACTCGCCTCCCGTCTCGCCCGTCGAGCTGAAGAAGGAGCTCCCCAAATACCTGCCCGCCCTGCAG GGCTGCCGCAGCGTGGAGGAGTTCCAGTGCCTGAACCGCATCGAGGAGGGAACGTACGGCGTGGTCTACAGAGCCAAGGACAAGAAGACGGACGAGATCGTGGCCCTCAAGAGGCTGAagatggagaaggagaaggagggctttcccatcacctccctcagAGAGATCAACACCATCCTGAAGGCCCAGCACCCCAACATCGTCACCGTCAGG GAGATAGTGGTGGGCAGTAACATGGATAAGATCTACATAGTGATGAACTACGTGGAGCATGACCTGAAGAGCCTGATGGAAACTATGAAACAGCCTTTTCTCCCAG GTGAGGTGAAAACTCTAATGATCCAGCTGTTGAGGGGAGTTCGCCATCTCCATGATAACTGGATCCTGCATCGTGACCTGAAGACCTCCAACCTGCTGCTCAGTCACAAGGGCATTTTAAAG ATTGgggattttggcctggcccgagAGTACGGCTCTCCGCTGAAGCCCTACACGCCTGTGGTGGTCACCCTGTGGTACCGTGGGCCGGAGCTGCTTCTGGGGGCAAAG GAGTACTCCACAGCTGTAGACATGTGGTCAGTGGGGTGCATATTTGGAGAGCTGCTCACCCAGAAACCACTCTTCCCTGGCAAGTCTGAGATCGACCAAATCAACAAAATATTCAAG GACCTGGGCTCTCCCAGTGAGAAGATCTGGCCGGGTTATGGTGAGTTGCCTGCGGTGAAGAAGATGACTTTCACAGACTACCCCTACAACAACCTGCGCAAGCGATTTGGAGCTCTGCTCTCTGATCAGGGCTTCGACCTCATGAACAA attccTTACCTACTGCCCGTCCAAGCGGATCAGCGCCGACGAGGCCTTGAAGCACGAGTATTTCCGGGAGACGCCGCTCCCCATCGAGCCGTCCATGTTCCCCACGTGGCCCGCCAAAAGCGAGCAGCAGCGGGTGAAGAGGGGGACCAGCCCCCGCCCCCCAGAAGGAGGCCTGGGATACAGCCAGCTG GGTGACGACGATCTGAAAGACACCGGTTTCCACCTGACTACAGCTAACCAGGGACTCTCCAAGTGTGGTCCAGGATTCAGTCTGAAGTTCTGA
- the cdk11b gene encoding cyclin-dependent kinase 11B isoform X2 produces the protein MGDEKETWKVKTLDEILQEKKRRRELEEKTDVNRLKNTDDREPKRDTPEEGELRDHRMEITIRNSPYMREDSIEDRGEEDESLAIKPPQQMARKDKSYHRKEEKRKEKRRHRSHSAEGGKHARAKDKEKERENERRKRQWQEDNKARRDYERQKRRDQARAHSRRESLWAESEEPLGGSGLTLRGPGAACRDRLEQLERQRERERKLREQQQKEQREHKERERRAEERRKEREARREGPPSHHRGGAIEEHADKGKSRHRSRSRSPARQQREPRAESSEHRRPVKEEKPEDRDLLADLQDISDSERKTSTAESSIGSGSASEEDDDEEEESSSQSEGNEEGESGSESEGSEPSADDVSDEEQSEEEEEEEEEEERENSNHIPAVPESRFDHDSEESGDEDEVEEGEEAADVTPQSHSQSATPEDNYVPDSPPVSPVELKKELPKYLPALQGCRSVEEFQCLNRIEEGTYGVVYRAKDKKTDEIVALKRLKMEKEKEGFPITSLREINTILKAQHPNIVTVREIVVGSNMDKIYIVMNYVEHDLKSLMETMKQPFLPGEVKTLMIQLLRGVRHLHDNWILHRDLKTSNLLLSHKGILKIGDFGLAREYGSPLKPYTPVVVTLWYRGPELLLGAKEYSTAVDMWSVGCIFGELLTQKPLFPGKSEIDQINKIFKDLGSPSEKIWPGYGELPAVKKMTFTDYPYNNLRKRFGALLSDQGFDLMNKFLTYCPSKRISADEALKHEYFRETPLPIEPSMFPTWPAKSEQQRVKRGTSPRPPEGGLGYSQLGDDDLKDTGFHLTTANQGLSKCGPGFSLKF, from the exons ATGGGGGACGAAAAAGAGACCTGGAAGGTTAAAACGCTCGATGAAATTTTGCAAGAGAAAAAACGCAGACGAGAGCTCGAGGAGAAGACCGATGTCAATCGCTTGAAAAAT ACGGATGATCGGGAACCAAAACGGGACACTCCAGAGGAAGGAGAGCTGCGGGACCACAGGATGGAAATAACGATCCGGAACTCTCCGTACATGCGGGAGGACTCGATTGAAGACAG aggagaggaggacgAATCGCTGGCCATCAAGCCCCCACAGCAGATGGCGAGGAAGGACAAGTCGTACCACaggaaggaggagaagaggaaggagaagaggagacaCAGGAGCCACTCGGCGGAAGGAG GGAAACACGCCCGGGCGAAAGACAAAGAGAAGGAGCGAGAGAACGAGAGGAGGAAACGGCAGTGGCAGGAAGACAACAAGGCCCGGCGGGACTACGAGCGACAGAAGCGTCGCGATCAGGCCAGGGCCCACTCCCGCAGAGAGAG CCTCTGGGCTGAGAGTGAGGAACCCCTAGGCGGGTCTGGACTAACCCTCCGGGGCCCGGGTGCCGCCTGCAGGGACCGGCTGGAGCAGCTGGAACGTCAACGCGAGCGCGAACGCAAGCTGCGCGAGCAGCAGCAGAAGGAGCAGCGCGAGCACAAGGAGCGCGAGCGCCGCGCCGAGGAGAGGCGCAAGGAGCGCGAGGCTCGCCGCGAAG GACCGCCGTCCCACCACCGGGGCGGTGCTATCGAGGAGCACGCCGACAAAGGGAAGTCCCGGCACCGCAGCCGGAGCCGGAGCCCCGCTCGGCAACAGAGGGAGCCGCGGGCCGAGAGCAGCGAACACCGGCGTCCAG TGAAAGAGGAGAAGCCGGAGGACAGAGACCTGCTGGCCGACCTTCAGGACATCAGCGACAGTGAGAGGAAGACCAGCACAGCGGAGTCGTCCATCG GGTCGGGTTCTGCCTCCGAGGAAGATgacgatgaagaggaggagtccAGCAGCCAGAGTGAGGGGAATGAAGAGGGAGAGTCTGGGTCCGAGTCTGAAGGGTCCGAGCCCAGCGCAG atGATGTCAGTGATGAGGAgcagtcagaggaggaggaagaggaggaggaggaagaggagagggagaacaGCAACCACATACCTGCTG TCCCAGAGTCGCGCTTCGATCACGACTCGGAGGAGAGCGGAGATGAAGACGAGGTAGAGGAAGGCGAAGAAGCGGCTGACGTGACCCCTCAGTCTCATTCGCAGTCGGCCACGCCAGAGGACAACTACGTCCCCGACTCGCCTCCCGTCTCGCCCGTCGAGCTGAAGAAGGAGCTCCCCAAATACCTGCCCGCCCTGCAG GGCTGCCGCAGCGTGGAGGAGTTCCAGTGCCTGAACCGCATCGAGGAGGGAACGTACGGCGTGGTCTACAGAGCCAAGGACAAGAAGACGGACGAGATCGTGGCCCTCAAGAGGCTGAagatggagaaggagaaggagggctttcccatcacctccctcagAGAGATCAACACCATCCTGAAGGCCCAGCACCCCAACATCGTCACCGTCAGG GAGATAGTGGTGGGCAGTAACATGGATAAGATCTACATAGTGATGAACTACGTGGAGCATGACCTGAAGAGCCTGATGGAAACTATGAAACAGCCTTTTCTCCCAG GTGAGGTGAAAACTCTAATGATCCAGCTGTTGAGGGGAGTTCGCCATCTCCATGATAACTGGATCCTGCATCGTGACCTGAAGACCTCCAACCTGCTGCTCAGTCACAAGGGCATTTTAAAG ATTGgggattttggcctggcccgagAGTACGGCTCTCCGCTGAAGCCCTACACGCCTGTGGTGGTCACCCTGTGGTACCGTGGGCCGGAGCTGCTTCTGGGGGCAAAG GAGTACTCCACAGCTGTAGACATGTGGTCAGTGGGGTGCATATTTGGAGAGCTGCTCACCCAGAAACCACTCTTCCCTGGCAAGTCTGAGATCGACCAAATCAACAAAATATTCAAG GACCTGGGCTCTCCCAGTGAGAAGATCTGGCCGGGTTATGGTGAGTTGCCTGCGGTGAAGAAGATGACTTTCACAGACTACCCCTACAACAACCTGCGCAAGCGATTTGGAGCTCTGCTCTCTGATCAGGGCTTCGACCTCATGAACAA attccTTACCTACTGCCCGTCCAAGCGGATCAGCGCCGACGAGGCCTTGAAGCACGAGTATTTCCGGGAGACGCCGCTCCCCATCGAGCCGTCCATGTTCCCCACGTGGCCCGCCAAAAGCGAGCAGCAGCGGGTGAAGAGGGGGACCAGCCCCCGCCCCCCAGAAGGAGGCCTGGGATACAGCCAGCTG GGTGACGACGATCTGAAAGACACCGGTTTCCACCTGACTACAGCTAACCAGGGACTCTCCAAGTGTGGTCCAGGATTCAGTCTGAAGTTCTGA
- the cdk11b gene encoding cyclin-dependent kinase 11B isoform X1: MGDEKETWKVKTLDEILQEKKRRRELEEKTDVNRLKNTDDREPKRDTPEEGELRDHRMEITIRNSPYMREDSIEDRGEEDESLAIKPPQQMARKDKSYHRKEEKRKEKRRHRSHSAEGAGKHARAKDKEKERENERRKRQWQEDNKARRDYERQKRRDQARAHSRRESLWAESEEPLGGSGLTLRGPGAACRDRLEQLERQRERERKLREQQQKEQREHKERERRAEERRKEREARREGPPSHHRGGAIEEHADKGKSRHRSRSRSPARQQREPRAESSEHRRPVKEEKPEDRDLLADLQDISDSERKTSTAESSIGSGSASEEDDDEEEESSSQSEGNEEGESGSESEGSEPSADDVSDEEQSEEEEEEEEEEERENSNHIPAVPESRFDHDSEESGDEDEVEEGEEAADVTPQSHSQSATPEDNYVPDSPPVSPVELKKELPKYLPALQGCRSVEEFQCLNRIEEGTYGVVYRAKDKKTDEIVALKRLKMEKEKEGFPITSLREINTILKAQHPNIVTVREIVVGSNMDKIYIVMNYVEHDLKSLMETMKQPFLPGEVKTLMIQLLRGVRHLHDNWILHRDLKTSNLLLSHKGILKIGDFGLAREYGSPLKPYTPVVVTLWYRGPELLLGAKEYSTAVDMWSVGCIFGELLTQKPLFPGKSEIDQINKIFKDLGSPSEKIWPGYGELPAVKKMTFTDYPYNNLRKRFGALLSDQGFDLMNKFLTYCPSKRISADEALKHEYFRETPLPIEPSMFPTWPAKSEQQRVKRGTSPRPPEGGLGYSQLGDDDLKDTGFHLTTANQGLSKCGPGFSLKF, encoded by the exons ATGGGGGACGAAAAAGAGACCTGGAAGGTTAAAACGCTCGATGAAATTTTGCAAGAGAAAAAACGCAGACGAGAGCTCGAGGAGAAGACCGATGTCAATCGCTTGAAAAAT ACGGATGATCGGGAACCAAAACGGGACACTCCAGAGGAAGGAGAGCTGCGGGACCACAGGATGGAAATAACGATCCGGAACTCTCCGTACATGCGGGAGGACTCGATTGAAGACAG aggagaggaggacgAATCGCTGGCCATCAAGCCCCCACAGCAGATGGCGAGGAAGGACAAGTCGTACCACaggaaggaggagaagaggaaggagaagaggagacaCAGGAGCCACTCGGCGGAAGGAG CAGGGAAACACGCCCGGGCGAAAGACAAAGAGAAGGAGCGAGAGAACGAGAGGAGGAAACGGCAGTGGCAGGAAGACAACAAGGCCCGGCGGGACTACGAGCGACAGAAGCGTCGCGATCAGGCCAGGGCCCACTCCCGCAGAGAGAG CCTCTGGGCTGAGAGTGAGGAACCCCTAGGCGGGTCTGGACTAACCCTCCGGGGCCCGGGTGCCGCCTGCAGGGACCGGCTGGAGCAGCTGGAACGTCAACGCGAGCGCGAACGCAAGCTGCGCGAGCAGCAGCAGAAGGAGCAGCGCGAGCACAAGGAGCGCGAGCGCCGCGCCGAGGAGAGGCGCAAGGAGCGCGAGGCTCGCCGCGAAG GACCGCCGTCCCACCACCGGGGCGGTGCTATCGAGGAGCACGCCGACAAAGGGAAGTCCCGGCACCGCAGCCGGAGCCGGAGCCCCGCTCGGCAACAGAGGGAGCCGCGGGCCGAGAGCAGCGAACACCGGCGTCCAG TGAAAGAGGAGAAGCCGGAGGACAGAGACCTGCTGGCCGACCTTCAGGACATCAGCGACAGTGAGAGGAAGACCAGCACAGCGGAGTCGTCCATCG GGTCGGGTTCTGCCTCCGAGGAAGATgacgatgaagaggaggagtccAGCAGCCAGAGTGAGGGGAATGAAGAGGGAGAGTCTGGGTCCGAGTCTGAAGGGTCCGAGCCCAGCGCAG atGATGTCAGTGATGAGGAgcagtcagaggaggaggaagaggaggaggaggaagaggagagggagaacaGCAACCACATACCTGCTG TCCCAGAGTCGCGCTTCGATCACGACTCGGAGGAGAGCGGAGATGAAGACGAGGTAGAGGAAGGCGAAGAAGCGGCTGACGTGACCCCTCAGTCTCATTCGCAGTCGGCCACGCCAGAGGACAACTACGTCCCCGACTCGCCTCCCGTCTCGCCCGTCGAGCTGAAGAAGGAGCTCCCCAAATACCTGCCCGCCCTGCAG GGCTGCCGCAGCGTGGAGGAGTTCCAGTGCCTGAACCGCATCGAGGAGGGAACGTACGGCGTGGTCTACAGAGCCAAGGACAAGAAGACGGACGAGATCGTGGCCCTCAAGAGGCTGAagatggagaaggagaaggagggctttcccatcacctccctcagAGAGATCAACACCATCCTGAAGGCCCAGCACCCCAACATCGTCACCGTCAGG GAGATAGTGGTGGGCAGTAACATGGATAAGATCTACATAGTGATGAACTACGTGGAGCATGACCTGAAGAGCCTGATGGAAACTATGAAACAGCCTTTTCTCCCAG GTGAGGTGAAAACTCTAATGATCCAGCTGTTGAGGGGAGTTCGCCATCTCCATGATAACTGGATCCTGCATCGTGACCTGAAGACCTCCAACCTGCTGCTCAGTCACAAGGGCATTTTAAAG ATTGgggattttggcctggcccgagAGTACGGCTCTCCGCTGAAGCCCTACACGCCTGTGGTGGTCACCCTGTGGTACCGTGGGCCGGAGCTGCTTCTGGGGGCAAAG GAGTACTCCACAGCTGTAGACATGTGGTCAGTGGGGTGCATATTTGGAGAGCTGCTCACCCAGAAACCACTCTTCCCTGGCAAGTCTGAGATCGACCAAATCAACAAAATATTCAAG GACCTGGGCTCTCCCAGTGAGAAGATCTGGCCGGGTTATGGTGAGTTGCCTGCGGTGAAGAAGATGACTTTCACAGACTACCCCTACAACAACCTGCGCAAGCGATTTGGAGCTCTGCTCTCTGATCAGGGCTTCGACCTCATGAACAA attccTTACCTACTGCCCGTCCAAGCGGATCAGCGCCGACGAGGCCTTGAAGCACGAGTATTTCCGGGAGACGCCGCTCCCCATCGAGCCGTCCATGTTCCCCACGTGGCCCGCCAAAAGCGAGCAGCAGCGGGTGAAGAGGGGGACCAGCCCCCGCCCCCCAGAAGGAGGCCTGGGATACAGCCAGCTG GGTGACGACGATCTGAAAGACACCGGTTTCCACCTGACTACAGCTAACCAGGGACTCTCCAAGTGTGGTCCAGGATTCAGTCTGAAGTTCTGA
- the cdk11b gene encoding cyclin-dependent kinase 11B isoform X4 — protein sequence MGDEKETWKVKTLDEILQEKKRRRELEEKTDVNRLKNTDDREPKRDTPEEGELRDHRMEITIRNSPYMREDSIEDRGEEDESLAIKPPQQMARKDKSYHRKEEKRKEKRRHRSHSAEGGKHARAKDKEKERENERRKRQWQEDNKARRDYERQKRRDQARAHSRRERDRLEQLERQRERERKLREQQQKEQREHKERERRAEERRKEREARREGPPSHHRGGAIEEHADKGKSRHRSRSRSPARQQREPRAESSEHRRPVKEEKPEDRDLLADLQDISDSERKTSTAESSIGSGSASEEDDDEEEESSSQSEGNEEGESGSESEGSEPSADDVSDEEQSEEEEEEEEEEERENSNHIPAVPESRFDHDSEESGDEDEVEEGEEAADVTPQSHSQSATPEDNYVPDSPPVSPVELKKELPKYLPALQGCRSVEEFQCLNRIEEGTYGVVYRAKDKKTDEIVALKRLKMEKEKEGFPITSLREINTILKAQHPNIVTVREIVVGSNMDKIYIVMNYVEHDLKSLMETMKQPFLPGEVKTLMIQLLRGVRHLHDNWILHRDLKTSNLLLSHKGILKIGDFGLAREYGSPLKPYTPVVVTLWYRGPELLLGAKEYSTAVDMWSVGCIFGELLTQKPLFPGKSEIDQINKIFKDLGSPSEKIWPGYGELPAVKKMTFTDYPYNNLRKRFGALLSDQGFDLMNKFLTYCPSKRISADEALKHEYFRETPLPIEPSMFPTWPAKSEQQRVKRGTSPRPPEGGLGYSQLGDDDLKDTGFHLTTANQGLSKCGPGFSLKF from the exons ATGGGGGACGAAAAAGAGACCTGGAAGGTTAAAACGCTCGATGAAATTTTGCAAGAGAAAAAACGCAGACGAGAGCTCGAGGAGAAGACCGATGTCAATCGCTTGAAAAAT ACGGATGATCGGGAACCAAAACGGGACACTCCAGAGGAAGGAGAGCTGCGGGACCACAGGATGGAAATAACGATCCGGAACTCTCCGTACATGCGGGAGGACTCGATTGAAGACAG aggagaggaggacgAATCGCTGGCCATCAAGCCCCCACAGCAGATGGCGAGGAAGGACAAGTCGTACCACaggaaggaggagaagaggaaggagaagaggagacaCAGGAGCCACTCGGCGGAAGGAG GGAAACACGCCCGGGCGAAAGACAAAGAGAAGGAGCGAGAGAACGAGAGGAGGAAACGGCAGTGGCAGGAAGACAACAAGGCCCGGCGGGACTACGAGCGACAGAAGCGTCGCGATCAGGCCAGGGCCCACTCCCGCAGAGAGAG GGACCGGCTGGAGCAGCTGGAACGTCAACGCGAGCGCGAACGCAAGCTGCGCGAGCAGCAGCAGAAGGAGCAGCGCGAGCACAAGGAGCGCGAGCGCCGCGCCGAGGAGAGGCGCAAGGAGCGCGAGGCTCGCCGCGAAG GACCGCCGTCCCACCACCGGGGCGGTGCTATCGAGGAGCACGCCGACAAAGGGAAGTCCCGGCACCGCAGCCGGAGCCGGAGCCCCGCTCGGCAACAGAGGGAGCCGCGGGCCGAGAGCAGCGAACACCGGCGTCCAG TGAAAGAGGAGAAGCCGGAGGACAGAGACCTGCTGGCCGACCTTCAGGACATCAGCGACAGTGAGAGGAAGACCAGCACAGCGGAGTCGTCCATCG GGTCGGGTTCTGCCTCCGAGGAAGATgacgatgaagaggaggagtccAGCAGCCAGAGTGAGGGGAATGAAGAGGGAGAGTCTGGGTCCGAGTCTGAAGGGTCCGAGCCCAGCGCAG atGATGTCAGTGATGAGGAgcagtcagaggaggaggaagaggaggaggaggaagaggagagggagaacaGCAACCACATACCTGCTG TCCCAGAGTCGCGCTTCGATCACGACTCGGAGGAGAGCGGAGATGAAGACGAGGTAGAGGAAGGCGAAGAAGCGGCTGACGTGACCCCTCAGTCTCATTCGCAGTCGGCCACGCCAGAGGACAACTACGTCCCCGACTCGCCTCCCGTCTCGCCCGTCGAGCTGAAGAAGGAGCTCCCCAAATACCTGCCCGCCCTGCAG GGCTGCCGCAGCGTGGAGGAGTTCCAGTGCCTGAACCGCATCGAGGAGGGAACGTACGGCGTGGTCTACAGAGCCAAGGACAAGAAGACGGACGAGATCGTGGCCCTCAAGAGGCTGAagatggagaaggagaaggagggctttcccatcacctccctcagAGAGATCAACACCATCCTGAAGGCCCAGCACCCCAACATCGTCACCGTCAGG GAGATAGTGGTGGGCAGTAACATGGATAAGATCTACATAGTGATGAACTACGTGGAGCATGACCTGAAGAGCCTGATGGAAACTATGAAACAGCCTTTTCTCCCAG GTGAGGTGAAAACTCTAATGATCCAGCTGTTGAGGGGAGTTCGCCATCTCCATGATAACTGGATCCTGCATCGTGACCTGAAGACCTCCAACCTGCTGCTCAGTCACAAGGGCATTTTAAAG ATTGgggattttggcctggcccgagAGTACGGCTCTCCGCTGAAGCCCTACACGCCTGTGGTGGTCACCCTGTGGTACCGTGGGCCGGAGCTGCTTCTGGGGGCAAAG GAGTACTCCACAGCTGTAGACATGTGGTCAGTGGGGTGCATATTTGGAGAGCTGCTCACCCAGAAACCACTCTTCCCTGGCAAGTCTGAGATCGACCAAATCAACAAAATATTCAAG GACCTGGGCTCTCCCAGTGAGAAGATCTGGCCGGGTTATGGTGAGTTGCCTGCGGTGAAGAAGATGACTTTCACAGACTACCCCTACAACAACCTGCGCAAGCGATTTGGAGCTCTGCTCTCTGATCAGGGCTTCGACCTCATGAACAA attccTTACCTACTGCCCGTCCAAGCGGATCAGCGCCGACGAGGCCTTGAAGCACGAGTATTTCCGGGAGACGCCGCTCCCCATCGAGCCGTCCATGTTCCCCACGTGGCCCGCCAAAAGCGAGCAGCAGCGGGTGAAGAGGGGGACCAGCCCCCGCCCCCCAGAAGGAGGCCTGGGATACAGCCAGCTG GGTGACGACGATCTGAAAGACACCGGTTTCCACCTGACTACAGCTAACCAGGGACTCTCCAAGTGTGGTCCAGGATTCAGTCTGAAGTTCTGA
- the LOC143512584 gene encoding solute carrier family 35 member E2B, with amino-acid sequence MPANGRLGRSMFWRLLSPFRRPRMERVILARSDSMAGEQVLKITITETTVIETDSGAWNSTSLCFLGLWFFFSFCTLFLNKYILSLLEGEPSMLGAIQMLSTTVIGCFKMFVPCCLYQHKPRTEYPPNFLMIMVFVGLMRFTTVVLGLVSLKNVAVSFAETVKSSAPIFTVIMSRLILGEYTGLWVNLSLFPVMAGLALCTATEISFNMLGFSAALSTNIMDCLQNVFSKKLLSGEKYKFSPPELQFYTSAAAVIMLIPAWVFLMDLPVIGKSGRSFSLNHNVVGLLLLDGLLFHLQSVTAYALMGRISPVTFSVASTVKHALSIWLSIVVFSNPVTTLSAIGTALVVVGVMLYNKARQLQRAALQAIAQTSDPDQRPLLPEVSVKAAD; translated from the exons ATGCCTGCCAACGGGCGCCTGGGGCGCTCCATGTTCTGGAGGCTGCTCTCGCCCTTCAGGAGGCCACGGATGGAGCGTGTGATCCTGGCACGCAGCGACAGCATGGCGGGCGAGCAGGTGCTGAAGATCACCATCACGGAGACCACGGTCATCGAGACGGACTCGGGCGCGTGGAACTCCACCTCCCTGTGCTTTCTGGGCCTGTGGTTCTTCTTCAGCTTCTGCACACTCTTCCTCAACAAGTACATCCTGTCCCTCCTGGAGGGAGAGCCGAGCATGCTGG GTGCCATCCAGATGCTCTCCACCACGGTCATCGGCTGCTTCAAGATGTTTGTGCCCTGCTGCCTGTACCAACACAAGCCCCGGACGGAGTACCCGCCCAACTTTCTCATGATCATGGTCTTTGTGGGGCTGATGAG GTTCACCACAGTAGTGCTGGGACTAGTGAGCCTGAAAAACGTGGCCGTGTCGTTCGCCGAAACCGTAAAAAGTTCGGCGCCCATCTTCACCGTCATAATGTCCCGCCTCATCCTGGGGGAGTACACGG GTCTCTGGGTGAACTTGTCCCTGTTCCCGGTGATGGCAGGCCTAGCCCTGTGTACAGCCACAGAGATCAGCTTCAACATGCTGGGCTTCTCTGCCGCGCTCTCCACCAACATCATGGACTG CTTACAGAATGTGTTCTCCAAGAAGCTGCTGAGTGGGGAGAAGTATAAATTCAG CCCTCCAGAGCTGCAGTTCTACACCAGCGCAGCTGCCGTCATCATGCTCATTCCTGCGTGGGTCTTCCTCATG GACCTGCCTGTGATAGGGAAGAGTGGGCGGAGCTTCAGCCTGAACCACAACGTGGTGGGTCTCCTGCTGCTGGACGGGCTCCTCTTCCACCTTCAGAGCGTCACGGCCTACGCCCTCATGGGCCGCATCTCGCCCGTCACCTTCAG CGTGGCCAGCACAGTCAAGCACGCCCTGTCCATCTGGCTGAGCATCGTCGTGTTCAGCAACCCGGTGACGACGTTGTCCGCCATCGGCACCGCGCTGGTGGTCGTCGGCGTCATGCTGTACAACAAGGCCAGACAGCTGCAGCGGGCCGCCCTGCAGGCCATCGCCCAGACCTCCGACCCCGACCAGCGACCCCTGCTCCCGGAGGTCAGCGTCAAGGCCGCCGACTGA